CGCTCTGGTCGTTGACCTCGCCCACCAGGAAAATGATGCGCTCCTTGAGGAGACGCGAATAGATATCGTAAGCGCGCTCACCGCGACCACTTTGCTCGACGACCATCGGCACGAGACCCAGGGCCTGCGATTCGAGAGCGGAGTTGTGCGTCGGGGAAGCGAGTTGGGCGAGCAATTCGGAACGGGTAATCATATCGGTTCGACCCTTCTATCGAGATGGTTTTGCGCGCCGCAGGGAGGAGGCCCGGAGGCCATTTGGAAAAGAACCGCCACGGCCTTGCGACCGCGGCGGTTCCCTCAGTCTGTCGTGCTCGATCAGCCTTGCGTGTTGCCGGCCAGTTCTTCGAAGCTAACTTGCTTGTCGGTCACCTTGGCCTTGCCCAGGACGAACTCGACAACATTGTTCTCGACGACGAAACCTTCCATTTCCGCCATGCGCTGCTGATCGCCATAGTACCAGCGGACGACTTCCTGCGGGTCTTCATAGCTCTTCGCGAACTCTTCGACCTCGGCCTTGATCTGTTCCGGCTTGGCTTGCAGGTCGTGCTGCTTGACCAGTTCGGCGAGGATCAGACCCAGCTTGACGCGACGCTCAGCCTGTTCCTTGAACATCTCGGCCGGGATCGGCACATTGCCGGCGTTGGGCACGCCGCGCTGCGCGAGGTCCTGACGGGCCATCGCCACCAGGCGCTCCTGATCCTGTGCGATCAGTGCGTTCGGCACGTCGAGCTCCGACACCGAGATCAGGGCGTTCATCACCTGATCCTTGAGCAGGGCCTGCGTGCGACGCTTCACTTCGCGCGACAGGTTCTCCTTGATGTCGGCGCGCATCTTCTCGATGCTGCCGTCGGCGATGCCGAGCGACTTGGCGAACTCGGCGTCGACTTCCGGCAGGTGCGCCCACTCGACCTTCTTGAGCGTAACGGTAAACGTGGCGGTCTTACCAGCCACTTCCTTGCCGTGGTACTCGTCCGGGAACTTGAGTTCGAATTCCTTCGATTCGCCGACCTTCAGGCCCAGCGTTGCCTTTTCGAATTCCGGCAGCATGCGGCCTTCGCCGAGCACGAACACGAAATCCT
The Pandoraea pulmonicola DNA segment above includes these coding regions:
- the tig gene encoding trigger factor, producing MTIVVENLGKLERRFTIALQKQEIDKEVAARIQKLSKTVRMPGFRPGKVPLKMVTQQYGGQVEAEVVSDKVGQQFFEISKDQDLRVAGQPRFAPKADAADTEYAFDATFEVYPEVKIGDLAAAEVSRTTTDVSEAEIDRTIDILRKQRVHYHVRGEAGAHGDGGSVEAKDGDRVTVDFVGRIDGEVFAGGSAEDFVFVLGEGRMLPEFEKATLGLKVGESKEFELKFPDEYHGKEVAGKTATFTVTLKKVEWAHLPEVDAEFAKSLGIADGSIEKMRADIKENLSREVKRRTQALLKDQVMNALISVSELDVPNALIAQDQERLVAMARQDLAQRGVPNAGNVPIPAEMFKEQAERRVKLGLILAELVKQHDLQAKPEQIKAEVEEFAKSYEDPQEVVRWYYGDQQRMAEMEGFVVENNVVEFVLGKAKVTDKQVSFEELAGNTQG